The following proteins are co-located in the Leptospira hartskeerlii genome:
- a CDS encoding KamA family radical SAM protein, whose protein sequence is MELVSSHPKQKKVSESEWLDWKWQIQNRIKDSSGLENYIRISSEEKEALLTCGEVFSFSATPYYLGLADPEDPNCPIRLQVLPRKEELHTRASDRRDPLAEETYMPVKGVTHRYPDRALWYLSHVCAVYCRFCTRKRKVSQSTGTPGAEDWKDAIRYFREHTEIKEVILSGGDPLNLSDSKLDYLLGELKSIPHINQVRIHTRYPVTLPMRITSELCQILKKHFPIYLVTHFNHSKELTELVKERIGMLVKEGAVTVLNQAVLLKGINNSVGALTDLFYGLTKIGIKPYYLHQCDEVFGSSHFRVPIEEGVELMKQIRGSISGLSVPLYVVDLTGGGGKVPLPANYLEETKTSSYVFRNYKGDLYEIGF, encoded by the coding sequence AGCAAAAGAAAGTTTCCGAATCGGAATGGTTGGATTGGAAATGGCAGATCCAAAATCGGATCAAAGATTCATCCGGACTGGAAAATTATATTCGGATCAGTTCGGAAGAAAAAGAAGCATTGCTCACCTGTGGCGAAGTATTCAGCTTCTCCGCTACTCCTTATTACCTCGGCCTCGCAGATCCGGAAGATCCAAACTGTCCTATACGATTACAAGTTTTACCAAGAAAAGAAGAACTACATACAAGAGCCTCGGACAGAAGAGATCCATTGGCAGAAGAAACGTACATGCCTGTCAAAGGAGTGACTCATCGTTATCCAGACAGGGCGCTTTGGTATCTATCTCATGTATGCGCTGTGTATTGTAGATTTTGTACTAGAAAAAGAAAAGTGTCTCAATCTACAGGAACTCCAGGTGCAGAAGATTGGAAAGACGCAATCCGTTATTTTAGAGAACATACTGAGATCAAAGAAGTGATCCTTTCCGGAGGAGATCCTTTAAATCTTTCCGATTCCAAACTGGATTATCTTCTAGGCGAATTAAAATCAATTCCGCATATCAACCAAGTGCGTATTCATACCAGGTATCCTGTTACGCTTCCAATGAGGATTACGTCGGAACTCTGCCAGATACTCAAAAAACATTTTCCGATCTATCTGGTTACACATTTCAATCATTCCAAGGAACTCACTGAACTAGTAAAAGAAAGGATCGGGATGCTCGTGAAAGAAGGCGCAGTTACTGTTCTGAATCAGGCTGTACTTTTAAAAGGGATCAATAATTCTGTAGGAGCTTTGACAGATTTATTCTACGGCCTGACCAAAATCGGGATCAAACCGTATTATTTACACCAATGCGACGAGGTATTCGGATCTTCTCATTTTAGGGTCCCGATAGAAGAAGGTGTAGAACTCATGAAACAGATCCGTGGAAGTATTAGCGGACTGAGCGTTCCATTATATGTAGTCGATCTGACAGGAGGAGGAGGAAAAGTCCCTCTTCCTGCGAACTATCTGGAAGAAACTAAAACTTCTTCTTATGTATTTCGAAATTATAAAGGAGATCTGTATGAGATCGGTTTTTAG